From the genome of Phreatobacter cathodiphilus, one region includes:
- a CDS encoding vWA domain-containing protein encodes MFINFFHDLKKAGVPVTVREYLTLMEALDADIIERAPTDFYYLSRATLVKDERNIDKFDKVFGATFKGFETLAEGLEVNVPEEWLRKLTEKFLSEEEKAQIEALGGWDKLMETLKKRLEEQKGRHQGGNKWIGTGGTSPFGAYGYNPEGVRIGQEGNRNFRAVKVWDKREFKDYDDTVELGTRNIKIALRRLRKFARTGSPDELDLDGTIRETARHGFLDVQMRPERRNSIKVLIFFDVGGSMDWHIQLCEELFSAAKAEFKHMEYFYFHNCLYEKVWKKNQRRFDETMPTWDVLHKYGNDYKVIFVGDASMSPYEIAQPGGSVEHFNEEAGVTWMKRVASIYPSMVWLNPVKEKHWDYTHSIGMMRDIMEQRMFPLTLSGLDKAMKELVR; translated from the coding sequence ATGTTCATCAATTTCTTCCACGACCTGAAGAAGGCGGGCGTGCCGGTCACGGTGCGCGAATACCTGACGCTCATGGAGGCGCTGGACGCCGACATCATCGAGCGCGCGCCGACGGACTTCTACTACCTCTCCCGCGCCACGCTGGTGAAGGACGAGCGCAACATCGACAAGTTCGACAAGGTCTTCGGCGCGACCTTCAAGGGCTTCGAGACCCTGGCCGAGGGGCTCGAGGTCAACGTGCCCGAGGAATGGCTGCGCAAGCTCACCGAGAAATTCCTCAGCGAGGAGGAGAAGGCCCAGATCGAGGCGCTCGGCGGCTGGGACAAGCTGATGGAGACGCTGAAGAAGCGGCTCGAGGAGCAGAAGGGTCGCCACCAGGGCGGCAACAAGTGGATCGGCACCGGCGGCACCTCGCCCTTCGGCGCCTATGGCTACAATCCCGAAGGCGTGCGCATCGGCCAGGAGGGCAACCGCAACTTCCGCGCCGTGAAGGTCTGGGACAAGCGCGAGTTCAAGGACTACGACGACACGGTCGAGCTCGGCACCCGCAACATCAAGATCGCGCTGCGCCGCCTGCGCAAGTTCGCCCGCACCGGCTCGCCAGACGAGCTCGACCTCGACGGCACGATCCGCGAGACGGCGCGCCACGGCTTCCTCGACGTGCAGATGCGCCCCGAGCGGCGCAATTCCATCAAGGTGCTGATCTTCTTCGACGTCGGCGGCTCGATGGACTGGCACATCCAGCTCTGCGAGGAGCTGTTCTCGGCCGCCAAGGCCGAGTTCAAGCACATGGAATATTTCTACTTCCACAACTGCCTCTACGAGAAGGTTTGGAAGAAGAACCAGCGCCGCTTCGACGAGACCATGCCGACCTGGGACGTGCTGCACAAATACGGCAACGACTACAAGGTGATCTTCGTCGGCGACGCCTCCATGTCCCCTTACGAGATCGCCCAGCCCGGCGGCTCGGTGGAGCATTTCAACGAGGAGGCCGGCGTCACCTGGATGAAGCGCGTCGCCTCCATCTACCCCTCCATGGTCTGGCTGAACCCGGTGAAGGAGAAGCACTGGGACTACACGCACTCCATCGGCATGATGCGCGACATCATGGAGCAGCGCATGTTTCCGCTCACGCTCTCCGGCCTCGACAAGGCGATGAAGGAGCTGGTGCGGTAG
- a CDS encoding AAA family ATPase, producing MASGRFEGTSGYVATDDLKVAVNAAITLQRPLLVKGEPGTGKTVLAIEIAKAIGAPLIEWHVKSTTKAQQGLYEYDAVSRLRDSQLGDERVKDIGNYIKRGKLWEGFTAPVRPVLLIDEIDKADIEFPNDLLQELDRMEFFVYETGETVKAAQRPIVVITSNNEKELPDAFLRRCFFHYIKFPDAETMQAIVDVHFPGIKQKLVAEALRIFYEVRDVPGLKKKPSTSELLDWLKLLMVEDISPETLREKDPRKAIPPLHGALLKNEQDVHLFERLAFLAKRG from the coding sequence ATGGCGTCCGGGCGTTTCGAGGGGACGAGCGGCTATGTCGCGACCGACGATCTGAAGGTGGCGGTCAATGCCGCGATCACGCTCCAGCGCCCGCTCCTGGTGAAGGGCGAGCCCGGCACCGGCAAGACCGTGCTGGCCATCGAGATCGCCAAGGCCATCGGCGCGCCGCTGATCGAGTGGCACGTCAAGTCCACCACCAAGGCGCAGCAGGGCCTCTACGAATACGACGCGGTCTCGCGCCTGCGCGACAGCCAGCTCGGCGACGAGCGCGTCAAGGACATCGGCAACTACATCAAGCGCGGCAAGCTCTGGGAAGGCTTCACCGCCCCGGTGCGGCCGGTACTGCTCATCGACGAGATCGACAAGGCCGACATCGAGTTCCCGAACGACCTCCTGCAGGAGCTCGATCGCATGGAGTTCTTCGTCTACGAGACCGGCGAGACGGTGAAGGCGGCCCAGCGGCCCATCGTCGTCATCACCTCCAACAACGAGAAGGAGCTGCCCGACGCCTTCCTGCGCCGCTGCTTCTTCCACTACATCAAGTTCCCCGACGCCGAGACGATGCAGGCCATCGTCGACGTCCACTTCCCCGGCATCAAGCAGAAGCTCGTCGCCGAGGCCCTGCGCATCTTCTACGAGGTGCGCGACGTGCCGGGCCTGAAGAAGAAGCCCTCCACCTCCGAGCTGCTGGACTGGCTGAAGCTGCTGATGGTCGAGGACATCTCACCGGAGACGCTGCGCGAGAAGGACCCGCGCAAGGCCATTCCCCCGCTGCACGGCGCGCTTCTGAAGAACGAGCAGGACGTCCACCTCTTCGAGCGTCTGGCCTTCCTCGCCAAGCGCGGCTGA